One genomic segment of Jaculus jaculus isolate mJacJac1 chromosome 2, mJacJac1.mat.Y.cur, whole genome shotgun sequence includes these proteins:
- the LOC101617718 gene encoding small ubiquitin-related modifier 1-like isoform X2, protein MSDQEAKPSTEDLGDKKEGEYIKLKVIGQDSSEIHFKVKMTTHLKKLKESCCQRQELGMEEEDVIEVYQEQTGGHSRV, encoded by the exons ATGTCTGACCAGGAGGCAAAACCTTCAACTGAGGACTTGGGTGATAAGAAGGAAGGCGAATACATTAAACTAAAAGTTATTGGACAGGATAGCAGTGAGATTCACTTCAAAGTGAAGATGACAACACAtctcaagaaactcaaagaatcatgCTGTCAAAGACAGG AACTGGGAATGGAAGAAGAAGATGTGATTGAAGTTTATCAGGAACAAACAGGGGGTCACTCAAgggtttag
- the LOC101617718 gene encoding small ubiquitin-related modifier 1-like isoform X1 — protein MSDQEAKPSTEDLGDKKEGEYIKLKVIGQDSSEIHFKVKMTTHLKKLKESCCQRQGVPVHSLRFLFEGQRTADNHTPKELGMEEEDVIEVYQEQTGGHSRV, from the coding sequence ATGTCTGACCAGGAGGCAAAACCTTCAACTGAGGACTTGGGTGATAAGAAGGAAGGCGAATACATTAAACTAAAAGTTATTGGACAGGATAGCAGTGAGATTCACTTCAAAGTGAAGATGACAACACAtctcaagaaactcaaagaatcatgCTGTCAAAGACAGGGCGTTCCAGTGCATTCACTCAGGTTTCTCTTTGAAGGTCAGAGAACTGCTGATAATCATACTCCAAAAGAACTGGGAATGGAAGAAGAAGATGTGATTGAAGTTTATCAGGAACAAACAGGGGGTCACTCAAgggtttag